In the Microtus pennsylvanicus isolate mMicPen1 chromosome 6, mMicPen1.hap1, whole genome shotgun sequence genome, one interval contains:
- the Chtf8 gene encoding chromosome transmission fidelity protein 8 homolog: MVQIVISSAGAGGLAEWVLMELQGEIEARYSTGLAGNLLGDLHYTTEGTPVLIVGHHILYGKIIRLEKPFAVLVKHTPGEQDCDELGRETGTRYLVTALIKNKILFKTRPKPIITNVPKKV, from the exons ATGGTGCAAATTGTTATTTCTAG TGCGGGGGCTGGAGGCCTGGCAGAATGGGTGCTGATGGAACTACAGGGGGAGATCGAGGCTCGCTACAGCACCGGATTAGCTGGAAACCTCCTGGGAGACCTACATTACACCACTGAG GGAACCCCTGTGCTGATCGTGGGGCACCACATCCTGTATGGGAAAATCATCCGCCTGGAGAAACCTTTTGCAGTCCTTGTCAAACACACTCCTGGGGAGCAGGACTGTGATGAGCTTGGCCGAGAGACTGGCACTCGGTATTTGGTGACAGCACTCATCAAAAACAAGATCCTCTTCAAAACTCGCCCTAAGCCTATTATCACCAACGTCCCCAAGAAAGTATGA
- the Derpc gene encoding decreased expression in renal and prostate cancer protein translates to MKEPRIFLRERPTPWTRAPLPPRGRLDGSLGPQGGPAMNTGHPMGMNSDPFLMAAGSLGGNLAPFPRNPASFPSSSGSLASNPAHFPAGARDPSMASFPRGMNPTGTGAVSFPRPGGLLGPGPGPGPGLNPRTGGLPGPGPMSNPRLGGLSGPGHMANPRAGGLLGTSPDPRSGGPMGPGCAPNLRAGVLASGTGPPNPRPVGLGPGPSPNLRSSFLGTNPAPRSGMFPGPGLGPNPRAGGLGPGLGPNPRAGGLGPGPNLDTRAGGLMGTGSGLNLRMAGPQGLDLAPILRAAGLLGANSASGNMGTNPPTMTRVPGPIGPNTGPSSRGIGLPGPNSSAMSRAPGPSAHFSRPGGPMGVNAGAFPRGTGSGGLNPAAFSQSSGSLASNPGTFQRSAGLQGSNPAIFPRASGPLGPNQANFPRATGLQGPSPAAFPRSAGPLGPGQVAFPRSAAGHLGSSPAGPVGVNPAPFARPAGTLGLNPASFPRMNGPVTKTLVPFPRVGSLPGSNPAAFPRPGGPMAAMYPNGMLPP, encoded by the coding sequence ATGAAAGAACCCCGGATTTTCCTTAGAGAGCGGCCAACTCCTTGGACTCGTGCTCCATTGCCACCTCGAGGACGGCTGGACGGTTCCCTGGGACCACAGGGAGGACCTGCTATGAACACAGGCCACCCAATGGGCATGAACTCAGATCCTTTCCTTATGGCAGCAGGTTCTCTTGGGGGGAACCTGGCTCCATTTCCAAGGAATCCAGCTTCTTTTCCAAGTTCATCAGGCTCACTGGCTTCAAATCCAGCACACTTTCCTGCTGGTGCTCGTGACCCAAGCATGGCTTCTTTTCCAAGAGGGATGAATCCCACTGGTACAGGTGCAGTTTCCTTCCCAAGGCCAGGTGGCCTTTTGGGACCGGGACCGGGACCAGGACCGGGTTTAAACCCTAGAACAGGGGGTCTTCCAGGCCCAGGACCTATGTCTAACCCCAGATTAGGAGGCCTTTCAGGCCCTGGTCATATGGCCAACCCAAGGGCAGGTGGGCTCCTGGGAACAAGTCCTGACCCCAGAAGTGGTGGCCCTATGGGCCCTGGATGTGCGCCGAACCTGAGGGCAGGTGTTTTAGCCTCTGGTACTGGTCCTCCCAATCctaggccagttggcctgggccCTGGACCAAGTCCTAATCTGAGATCAAGCTTTTTAGGTACAAACCCGGCTCCTAGGTCGGGTATGTTTCCAGGCCCAGGCCTGGGGCCCAATCCACGAGCAGGTGGCTTAGGTCCAGGCCTTGGGCCCAACCCAAGAGCTGGTGGCCTAGGCCCAGGCCCAAATCTGGATACCAGGGCAGGTGGCCTCATGGGTACAGGATCTGGTCTTAACTTAAGAATGGCTGGACCTCAAGGCTTAGATCTTGCTCCCATTCTAAGGGCAGCAGGTCTTTTGGGAGCAAATTCAGCTTCTGGAAACATGGGCACAAACCCACCTACCATGACAAGAGTACCTGGCCCCATAGGACCAAACACAGGTCCTAGCTCTCGAGGAATTGGCCTTCCGGGGCCAAATTCCTCTGCCATGTCAAGGGCTCCTGGCCCTTCAGCTCATTTCTCAAGGCCAGGTGGCCCAATGGGGGTAAATGCTGGAGCCTTTCCAAGAGGGACAGGATCAGGAGGACTGAACCCAGCTGCCTTTTCTCAGTCTTCTGGCTCACTGGCTTCAAATCCAGGTACCTTTCAGAGGtctgctggtctccagggctCAAATCCAGCAATTTTCCCTAGAGCCTCTGGGCCACTAGGTCCCAACCAAGCAAACTTTCCAAGGGCCACTGGTCTGCAGGGTCCAAGTCCAGCTGCCTTCCCAAGGTCTGCTGGCCCATTAGGCCCGGGTCAGGTTGCTTTCCCAAGGTCAGCTGCTGGGCACCTGGGCTCTTCTCCAGCAGGCCCTGTGGGTGTCAACCCAGCTCCTTTTGCAAGGCCAGCAGGAACCCTGGGTCTTAACCCAGCTTCCTTTCCAAGGATGAATGGCCCTGTAACCAAGACTTTGGTCCCATTTCCTAGGGTAGGCAGCCTCCCTGGTTCAAATCCAGCTGCTTTCCCCAGACCTGGGGGCCCAATGGCTGCGATGTACCCAAATGGAATGTTACCCCCTTAA
- the Has3 gene encoding hyaluronan synthase 3 isoform X2 has protein sequence MAGFKMPVQLTTALRVVGTSLFALVVLGGILAAYVTGYQFIHTEKHYLSFGLYGAILGLHLLIQSLFAFLEHRRMRRAERPLKLHCSQRRRSVALCIAAYQEDPEYLRKCLRSAQRIAFPNLKVVMVVDGNRQEDAYMLDIFHEVLGGTEQAGFFVWRSNFHEAGEGETEASLQEGMERVRAVVWASTFSCIMQKWGGKREVMYTAFKALGNSVDYIQVCDSDTVLDPACTIEMLRVLEEDPQVGGVGGDVQILNKYDSWISFLSSVRYWMAFNVERACQSYFGCVQCISGPLGMYRNSLLQQFLEDWYHQKFLGSKCSFGDDRHLTNRVLSLGYRTKYTARSKCLTETPTKYLRWLNQQTRWSKSYFREWLYNSLWFHKHHLWMTYESVVTGFFPFFLIATVIQLFYRGRIWNILLFLLTVQLVGIIKATYACFLRGNAEMIFMSLYSLLYMSSLLPAKIFAIATINKSGWGTSGRKTIVVNFIGLIPVSIWVAVLLGGLAYTAYCQDLFSETELAFLVSGAILYGCYWVALLMLYLAIIARRCGKKPEQYSLAFAEV, from the exons ATGGCAGGCTTTAAG atgccGGTTCAGCTGACTACGGCCCTGCGTGTGGTGGGCACCAGTCTGTTTGCCCTGGTGGTGCTAGGGGGCATCCTGGCAGCCTACGTGACAGGCTACCAGTTTATCCACACAGAAAAGCACTACCTGTCCTTTGGCCTCTACGGTGCCATCCTGGGTCTACATTTGCTCATCCAGAGCCTGTTTGCCTTCCTGGAGCACCGTCGCATGCGCAGGGCAGAGCGCCCACTGAAGCTACATTGTTCTCAGAGGCGACGTTCGGTGGCACTCTGCATTGCTGCCTACCAAGAGGACCCTGAGTACTTGCGCAAGTGCCTGCGTTCAGCTCAGCGCATCGCCTTTCCAAACCTCAAGGTGGTCATGGTAGTGGATGGCAATCGCCAGGAAGATGCCTACATGTTGGACATCTTCCACGAGGTTCTGGGTGGCACTGAGCAAGCTGGCTTCTTTGTATGGCGTAGCAATTTCCATGAGGCGGGTGAAGGAGAAACAGAGGCCAGCCTACAGGAAGGCATGGAGCGCGTGCGAGCCGTGGTGTGGGCCAGCACCTTCTCATGTATCATGCAGAAGTGGGGAGGAAAGCGTGAAGTCATGTACACAGCCTTCAAGGCCCTTGGCAACTCAGTGGACTACATCCAG GTGTGTGACTCTGACACCGTGCTGGATCCAGCCTGCACCATTGAGATGCTCCGAGTCTTGGAAGAAGATCCTCAAGTAGGGGGTGTTGGAGGAGATGTCCAA ATCCTCAACAAGTATGATTCATGGATCTCCTTCCTGAGCAGTGTGAGGTACTGGATGGCCTTCAATGTGGAGCGGGCCTGCCAGTCCTACTTTGGCTGTGTGCAGTGTATCAGTGGGCCCTTGGGTATGTACCGCAACAGCCTCCTCCAGCAGTTCCTGGAGGACTGGTACCACCAGAAGTTCCTAGGCAGCAAGTGCAGCTTTGGGGATGATCGGCACCTTACCAACCGAGTCCTGAGTCTTGGCTACCGGACTAAGTATACAGCACGCTCTAAGTGCCTCACAGAGACCCCCACTAAGTACCTCAGATGGCTCAACCAGCAGACCCGCTGGAGCAAGTCTTACTTCCGGGAATGGCTCTATAATTCTCTGTGGTTCCATAAGCACCACCTCTGGATGACCTACGAATCAGTGGTCACAGGcttcttcccattcttcctcattgccACAGTCATACAACTTTTCTACCGTGGTCGCATCTGGAACATTCTCCTCTTCCTGCTGACGGTGCAGCTGGTGGGCATTATCAAGGCTACCTATGCCTGCTTCCTTCGAGGCAATGCAGAGATGATCTTCATGTCTCTCTACTCCCTTCTCTACATGTCCAGCCTCCTGCCAGCCAAGATCTTTGCCATTGCTACCATCAACAAGTCTGGCTGGGGCACTTCTGGCCGAAAAACCATTGTCGTGAACTTCATTGGCCTAATCCCTGTGTCCATCTGGGTAGCTGTTCTTTTAGGTGGCCTAGCATACACAGCTTATTGTCAGGACCTGTTCAGTGAGACCGAGCTAGCTTTCCTGGTCTCCGGGGCCATCCTGTACGGCTGCTACTGGGTGGCCCTCCTCATGTTGTACCTGGCCATTATTGCCCGGAGGTGTGGGAAGAAGCCAGAGCAGTACAGCCTGGCTTTCGCTGAGGTGTGA
- the Has3 gene encoding hyaluronan synthase 3 isoform X3, whose product MPVQLTTALRVVGTSLFALVVLGGILAAYVTGYQFIHTEKHYLSFGLYGAILGLHLLIQSLFAFLEHRRMRRAERPLKLHCSQRRRSVALCIAAYQEDPEYLRKCLRSAQRIAFPNLKVVMVVDGNRQEDAYMLDIFHEVLGGTEQAGFFVWRSNFHEAGEGETEASLQEGMERVRAVVWASTFSCIMQKWGGKREVMYTAFKALGNSVDYIQVCDSDTVLDPACTIEMLRVLEEDPQVGGVGGDVQILNKYDSWISFLSSVRYWMAFNVERACQSYFGCVQCISGPLGMYRNSLLQQFLEDWYHQKFLGSKCSFGDDRHLTNRVLSLGYRTKYTARSKCLTETPTKYLRWLNQQTRWSKSYFREWLYNSLWFHKHHLWMTYESVVTGFFPFFLIATVIQLFYRGRIWNILLFLLTVQLVGIIKATYACFLRGNAEMIFMSLYSLLYMSSLLPAKIFAIATINKSGWGTSGRKTIVVNFIGLIPVSIWVAVLLGGLAYTAYCQDLFSETELAFLVSGAILYGCYWVALLMLYLAIIARRCGKKPEQYSLAFAEV is encoded by the exons atgccGGTTCAGCTGACTACGGCCCTGCGTGTGGTGGGCACCAGTCTGTTTGCCCTGGTGGTGCTAGGGGGCATCCTGGCAGCCTACGTGACAGGCTACCAGTTTATCCACACAGAAAAGCACTACCTGTCCTTTGGCCTCTACGGTGCCATCCTGGGTCTACATTTGCTCATCCAGAGCCTGTTTGCCTTCCTGGAGCACCGTCGCATGCGCAGGGCAGAGCGCCCACTGAAGCTACATTGTTCTCAGAGGCGACGTTCGGTGGCACTCTGCATTGCTGCCTACCAAGAGGACCCTGAGTACTTGCGCAAGTGCCTGCGTTCAGCTCAGCGCATCGCCTTTCCAAACCTCAAGGTGGTCATGGTAGTGGATGGCAATCGCCAGGAAGATGCCTACATGTTGGACATCTTCCACGAGGTTCTGGGTGGCACTGAGCAAGCTGGCTTCTTTGTATGGCGTAGCAATTTCCATGAGGCGGGTGAAGGAGAAACAGAGGCCAGCCTACAGGAAGGCATGGAGCGCGTGCGAGCCGTGGTGTGGGCCAGCACCTTCTCATGTATCATGCAGAAGTGGGGAGGAAAGCGTGAAGTCATGTACACAGCCTTCAAGGCCCTTGGCAACTCAGTGGACTACATCCAG GTGTGTGACTCTGACACCGTGCTGGATCCAGCCTGCACCATTGAGATGCTCCGAGTCTTGGAAGAAGATCCTCAAGTAGGGGGTGTTGGAGGAGATGTCCAA ATCCTCAACAAGTATGATTCATGGATCTCCTTCCTGAGCAGTGTGAGGTACTGGATGGCCTTCAATGTGGAGCGGGCCTGCCAGTCCTACTTTGGCTGTGTGCAGTGTATCAGTGGGCCCTTGGGTATGTACCGCAACAGCCTCCTCCAGCAGTTCCTGGAGGACTGGTACCACCAGAAGTTCCTAGGCAGCAAGTGCAGCTTTGGGGATGATCGGCACCTTACCAACCGAGTCCTGAGTCTTGGCTACCGGACTAAGTATACAGCACGCTCTAAGTGCCTCACAGAGACCCCCACTAAGTACCTCAGATGGCTCAACCAGCAGACCCGCTGGAGCAAGTCTTACTTCCGGGAATGGCTCTATAATTCTCTGTGGTTCCATAAGCACCACCTCTGGATGACCTACGAATCAGTGGTCACAGGcttcttcccattcttcctcattgccACAGTCATACAACTTTTCTACCGTGGTCGCATCTGGAACATTCTCCTCTTCCTGCTGACGGTGCAGCTGGTGGGCATTATCAAGGCTACCTATGCCTGCTTCCTTCGAGGCAATGCAGAGATGATCTTCATGTCTCTCTACTCCCTTCTCTACATGTCCAGCCTCCTGCCAGCCAAGATCTTTGCCATTGCTACCATCAACAAGTCTGGCTGGGGCACTTCTGGCCGAAAAACCATTGTCGTGAACTTCATTGGCCTAATCCCTGTGTCCATCTGGGTAGCTGTTCTTTTAGGTGGCCTAGCATACACAGCTTATTGTCAGGACCTGTTCAGTGAGACCGAGCTAGCTTTCCTGGTCTCCGGGGCCATCCTGTACGGCTGCTACTGGGTGGCCCTCCTCATGTTGTACCTGGCCATTATTGCCCGGAGGTGTGGGAAGAAGCCAGAGCAGTACAGCCTGGCTTTCGCTGAGGTGTGA
- the Has3 gene encoding hyaluronan synthase 3 isoform X1 gives MTDPGSGEQQPVTGNRVRSRAPGALPLLSTFPARGGGGRSRAILKGGSAGPAIISRSARQHRGGSARRRREPEEGHGAAAALLSTRARAASGTMPVQLTTALRVVGTSLFALVVLGGILAAYVTGYQFIHTEKHYLSFGLYGAILGLHLLIQSLFAFLEHRRMRRAERPLKLHCSQRRRSVALCIAAYQEDPEYLRKCLRSAQRIAFPNLKVVMVVDGNRQEDAYMLDIFHEVLGGTEQAGFFVWRSNFHEAGEGETEASLQEGMERVRAVVWASTFSCIMQKWGGKREVMYTAFKALGNSVDYIQVCDSDTVLDPACTIEMLRVLEEDPQVGGVGGDVQILNKYDSWISFLSSVRYWMAFNVERACQSYFGCVQCISGPLGMYRNSLLQQFLEDWYHQKFLGSKCSFGDDRHLTNRVLSLGYRTKYTARSKCLTETPTKYLRWLNQQTRWSKSYFREWLYNSLWFHKHHLWMTYESVVTGFFPFFLIATVIQLFYRGRIWNILLFLLTVQLVGIIKATYACFLRGNAEMIFMSLYSLLYMSSLLPAKIFAIATINKSGWGTSGRKTIVVNFIGLIPVSIWVAVLLGGLAYTAYCQDLFSETELAFLVSGAILYGCYWVALLMLYLAIIARRCGKKPEQYSLAFAEV, from the exons ATGACGGACCCCGGGTCTGGAGAGCAGCAGCCGGTGACCGGGAATCGGGTGCGCTCGCGGGCTCCGGGAGCCCTGCCACTCTTGTCAACTTTCCCGGCCCGGGGAGGAGGAGGGCGGTCGCGCGCAATACTTAAAGGCGGCTCGGCTGGGCCGGCGATCATCAGTCGGAGCGCGCGGCAGCACCGTGGAGGCAGCGCACGGCGGCGGCGGGAGCCGGAGGAGGGGCATGGAGCCGCCGCGGCCCTGCTGAGTACCCGAGCGCGGGCAGCCAGCGGCACG atgccGGTTCAGCTGACTACGGCCCTGCGTGTGGTGGGCACCAGTCTGTTTGCCCTGGTGGTGCTAGGGGGCATCCTGGCAGCCTACGTGACAGGCTACCAGTTTATCCACACAGAAAAGCACTACCTGTCCTTTGGCCTCTACGGTGCCATCCTGGGTCTACATTTGCTCATCCAGAGCCTGTTTGCCTTCCTGGAGCACCGTCGCATGCGCAGGGCAGAGCGCCCACTGAAGCTACATTGTTCTCAGAGGCGACGTTCGGTGGCACTCTGCATTGCTGCCTACCAAGAGGACCCTGAGTACTTGCGCAAGTGCCTGCGTTCAGCTCAGCGCATCGCCTTTCCAAACCTCAAGGTGGTCATGGTAGTGGATGGCAATCGCCAGGAAGATGCCTACATGTTGGACATCTTCCACGAGGTTCTGGGTGGCACTGAGCAAGCTGGCTTCTTTGTATGGCGTAGCAATTTCCATGAGGCGGGTGAAGGAGAAACAGAGGCCAGCCTACAGGAAGGCATGGAGCGCGTGCGAGCCGTGGTGTGGGCCAGCACCTTCTCATGTATCATGCAGAAGTGGGGAGGAAAGCGTGAAGTCATGTACACAGCCTTCAAGGCCCTTGGCAACTCAGTGGACTACATCCAG GTGTGTGACTCTGACACCGTGCTGGATCCAGCCTGCACCATTGAGATGCTCCGAGTCTTGGAAGAAGATCCTCAAGTAGGGGGTGTTGGAGGAGATGTCCAA ATCCTCAACAAGTATGATTCATGGATCTCCTTCCTGAGCAGTGTGAGGTACTGGATGGCCTTCAATGTGGAGCGGGCCTGCCAGTCCTACTTTGGCTGTGTGCAGTGTATCAGTGGGCCCTTGGGTATGTACCGCAACAGCCTCCTCCAGCAGTTCCTGGAGGACTGGTACCACCAGAAGTTCCTAGGCAGCAAGTGCAGCTTTGGGGATGATCGGCACCTTACCAACCGAGTCCTGAGTCTTGGCTACCGGACTAAGTATACAGCACGCTCTAAGTGCCTCACAGAGACCCCCACTAAGTACCTCAGATGGCTCAACCAGCAGACCCGCTGGAGCAAGTCTTACTTCCGGGAATGGCTCTATAATTCTCTGTGGTTCCATAAGCACCACCTCTGGATGACCTACGAATCAGTGGTCACAGGcttcttcccattcttcctcattgccACAGTCATACAACTTTTCTACCGTGGTCGCATCTGGAACATTCTCCTCTTCCTGCTGACGGTGCAGCTGGTGGGCATTATCAAGGCTACCTATGCCTGCTTCCTTCGAGGCAATGCAGAGATGATCTTCATGTCTCTCTACTCCCTTCTCTACATGTCCAGCCTCCTGCCAGCCAAGATCTTTGCCATTGCTACCATCAACAAGTCTGGCTGGGGCACTTCTGGCCGAAAAACCATTGTCGTGAACTTCATTGGCCTAATCCCTGTGTCCATCTGGGTAGCTGTTCTTTTAGGTGGCCTAGCATACACAGCTTATTGTCAGGACCTGTTCAGTGAGACCGAGCTAGCTTTCCTGGTCTCCGGGGCCATCCTGTACGGCTGCTACTGGGTGGCCCTCCTCATGTTGTACCTGGCCATTATTGCCCGGAGGTGTGGGAAGAAGCCAGAGCAGTACAGCCTGGCTTTCGCTGAGGTGTGA